The genomic segment TGGACGCCGACGGCGCCAACGTGCAGCGGCTCACCGACGGCGGCTACGCCGTCTCGCCCTCCTGGTCGCCCAACGGCCAGTTCCTGGCCTTCTCCTGGAACCGCAACTACGGCCCGGGCGCGCCCGGCGGACAAGACATCTACATCATGGACATCGCCACACGTCACTGGGTGCAGTTGACGCGCGCCGGAAACAACGACTCTCCTTCGTGGTCGCCGGACGGACGGCACATCGTCTTCCAGTCGAGCCGCAAGGGGGGACAGATCTGGAGCATGCTCGCCGACGGCTCGCAGCAGCGTGCGCTCACTGCCTCCGGCTCCAACACTCAGCCCAACTGGAGCTGGAAGTAAGACTACGGAAAGAGTGCTTTTCTATTGGCGATTTCAACCCTCCGCAGTATCATCGAACTTCATAGTAAAAACGCGAAGGCATTCGTAAGGAGGCTGGTTTGATCGCGAAAACAAGGAAGTGGCCGACGCTGGCCCTGGCGTTGGCCGTCATCCTGACGCTGGGCGCGTGCAAGAAGAAGGAAGCGCCCCCGCCGCCTCCGCCTCCGCCGCCGGTGGCGGCGCCCACCGCGTCGCTCTCGGCCAATCCCAATGTGATCGAGCAGGGGCAGTCCACCACCTTGAGCTGGCGGACCGAGAACGCCACCGACGTCAGCCTGGAAGGCATGGGCTCGGTGGACGCCAACGGATCGCGCAGCGTGACGCCGAGTGACTCCACCACCTATCGCCTGATCGCCAAAGGACCGGGAGGCACGCAGGAGGCCACGGCGCGAGTCACGGTCAGAATGCCGACGACGACCTCGACTGTCAACGCCGGCGACGAGGAGTTGTTCGCGCAGAACGTCAAGGACGTCTTCTTCGATTACGACAAGTTCGACATCCGTTCGGACGCGGCCTCGCAGATCGCGGCCAACGCCCGCTTCCTGGCGCAGCATCCCAACATGCACCTTCTGATCGAGGGACACTGCGACGAACGCGGCTCCACCGAGTACAACATAGCGCTGGGCGATAACCGCGCCAGCTCCGCCAAGGATGCTCTGGTCAGGGCCGGCGTCAGCGCCGACCGCATCAAGACCACCAGCTTCGGCAAGGAGAAGCCGTTCTGCACCGGATCCAACGAGCAGTGCTGGCAGCAGAACCGGCGCGGCCACTTCGTCTTTCAGAGGTAGTACGAGCGGGCGGCGCCTGAGCGGGCCGCCCTTTTCTTTTCCACCCGCGCCCCGGGTTCGACCAAACGCCGGGGCCCAGTCCGCATCCAAAGGCTTACCTTATGAAAACACGAAGTCTGCTGTTTGTTCTTGTCGTCCTTCTCGCGGTCAGCTCCACCCCCAAAGCCTGGGGCGTCAGCAAGGAGATCATCCAGTTGCAGTCCCAGGTGCAGGCGCTCCAGGACCAGATGAGCCAGATGCGCCAGTCCTTTGACGAGCGCATGGGCGTGATGAGGAACCTGGTGGAGCAGTCGACCGACAACGTCAACAAGATGAGCACGGCGGTCAGCAGCCTGGAGAGACGCCTGGGCGACCAGAGCTCCGAGACCGCCTCCAAGGTCGACGATGTCTCCGGTCAGGTGCAGGCGCTGCACGACACCCTGGACGAGATGAAGGCGCGCCTGGCCAAGATCAGCAAGCAACTCGACGACATGAACGCCGCCAAGGAAAACCTGGGCGCGGCCACCGGCGGTCCTCCCCCGCCCCAGGCGCCTCCGCCCGACGTCCTGTACGACAACGCATTGCGAGACTTTACTGCCGCTCGCTATCCGCTTTCCGGCCAGGAGTTCACGGATTACTTGAGGTTCTACTCGGGTACCGACAAGGCGGGGAACGCGCAGTTCTATCTGGGCGACATCGCCTACAAGCAGGGAAACTACGCCCAGGCGGTGCGGGAGTACGACAAGGTCCTGGAGCAGTATCCGGGCAACATCAAATCGGCAGCGGCGCAGCTCAAGAAGGGCTACGCCCTGGGGGAACTGGGGCAGAAAGATGCGGCGGTGAGAGAGTTGCAGAACCTGGTGGCCCGCTACCCGCGCTCCCCGGAAGCCACCCAGGCCCGCGAGCGGCTGCGCAAGCTGGGGGCCGCCCCGTCCCGAGCGCGCCGCTGACTACTCGGTCCGCTGTCGCCGCCTAGGGTATCGCCGTAAAGCCGGTAAGGGGATTGCCGTAAAAGGCGTCCGTCTTCCACGCCAACTTGTCCCACGGAGCAAGGTCGACTAACACCTTGAAGGGCACGATCACTGTGTCGCTGCCCAGCTTGTTGGCGGAGGCGATGCCGTTGTCGAAGCTTCCGTCTTCAGCGACTGTGAATTTAGCGGTTCGGGTCAGGCGGCCCTCCTGCAGCACCTTGATCTCGTACTCGCCCGGAGCCTTACTCAGCTTCTCAACCACATCCTCCGACCCCTCACCCAAGAACTCACAGTCAACCGGCCACCACACGTAGGTCGCGGGTTCGAAGTTGGCCCCGCCGCAGTTCTCTCCCTTGGCGACCTGCTTGCCCTGATAAAACAGGTAGGGCCTCGCTTCCCCCGGCCTGCCGTGAAACCACATTTGAATGTTCAGCGT from the Terriglobales bacterium genome contains:
- a CDS encoding tetratricopeptide repeat protein, producing MKTRSLLFVLVVLLAVSSTPKAWGVSKEIIQLQSQVQALQDQMSQMRQSFDERMGVMRNLVEQSTDNVNKMSTAVSSLERRLGDQSSETASKVDDVSGQVQALHDTLDEMKARLAKISKQLDDMNAAKENLGAATGGPPPPQAPPPDVLYDNALRDFTAARYPLSGQEFTDYLRFYSGTDKAGNAQFYLGDIAYKQGNYAQAVREYDKVLEQYPGNIKSAAAQLKKGYALGELGQKDAAVRELQNLVARYPRSPEATQARERLRKLGAAPSRARR
- the pal gene encoding peptidoglycan-associated lipoprotein Pal, whose protein sequence is MIAKTRKWPTLALALAVILTLGACKKKEAPPPPPPPPPVAAPTASLSANPNVIEQGQSTTLSWRTENATDVSLEGMGSVDANGSRSVTPSDSTTYRLIAKGPGGTQEATARVTVRMPTTTSTVNAGDEELFAQNVKDVFFDYDKFDIRSDAASQIAANARFLAQHPNMHLLIEGHCDERGSTEYNIALGDNRASSAKDALVRAGVSADRIKTTSFGKEKPFCTGSNEQCWQQNRRGHFVFQR